The genomic DNA AATAGTAGATTTCCCCATTACTCGCATAATAAATATGGTGATTAAATAAAGAGATGCAATTTTTATAATAATCATGATTATTTCCTCCTATGTATTTATATTATTTTTTGTAAAAACAAATAAAAAAATTCAAATATTTCAATGTTTCATATGAAACGGCTTTTTTATGAACATATTACTGATCTAATACATAAAATGAATATAAATCATAATTTCATAGGTGGTGGTCATGTGAAAGATTGCAAAGATAATGAAGATAAATGTTTAAAGATTGGAATGAAAGCCCCTGATTTTTGTGCAATGACTACATTTGGGCCTTTAAAATTTTCACAATTAAAAGGAAAATGGGTAGTATTATTTTCACATCCTGGAGATTTTACACCTGTTTGCACTACAGAATTTATTGCTTTTGCTCAATGTGATCCATATTTTAAGAAAAGAAATGTACAATTACTAGGACTAAGTATAGATAGTAATCCATCTCATTTGGCGTGGGTATATAATATTTATCAACATACAGGCATAGAGATTCCTTTTCCGATCATTGCAGATAGAGATGGTTCTATTTCAAGGTTATATGGAATGATTTCACCTGATGTAAGTAGTACAGAAACTGTGAGAACTGTGTTTATTATTGATGAAAATCAAATCATTCGTGCCATTTTGATTTATCCACTGACCAATGGAAGAAATATATCAGAAATTCTTCGATTGGTAGATGCACTTCAAACAACAGACAGAGAAAAAGTAGCTACACCTGCAAATTGGGTACCAGGGCAACCTGTAGTAGTTCCTCCTCCTCAAACCTA from Inediibacterium massiliense includes the following:
- a CDS encoding peroxiredoxin, giving the protein MNINHNFIGGGHVKDCKDNEDKCLKIGMKAPDFCAMTTFGPLKFSQLKGKWVVLFSHPGDFTPVCTTEFIAFAQCDPYFKKRNVQLLGLSIDSNPSHLAWVYNIYQHTGIEIPFPIIADRDGSISRLYGMISPDVSSTETVRTVFIIDENQIIRAILIYPLTNGRNISEILRLVDALQTTDREKVATPANWVPGQPVVVPPPQTYQGLVDRMNNPCELSCMDWYLCFKQI